A stretch of Rhinoderma darwinii isolate aRhiDar2 chromosome 4, aRhiDar2.hap1, whole genome shotgun sequence DNA encodes these proteins:
- the LOC142760223 gene encoding TOG array regulator of axonemal microtubules protein 1-like, with translation MWAEDSFDCSSSVTSSSDSDLSDISPICYGMNQKYSLGDNFADYRDVVAQRVLARLTSNLQLRIPDKNPPSGDFGKNLGWKILNTPEPPKRPKKATEKEVTKETGPRYKKYIAAAEKTLEELRNMNNGRNSLQAYPSKPLPKITSVSAVQYNNSYLHHRNQHDEPPAPERKKTSVLPSIGPSSSHHAVQSHKATHNKQPKKMSQSKMTVADALILLEDEDWEKKIRGIDTISSLISVHPEAAVLIIQDLRTAVMKEVTNLKSAVSLAAIKCLDMMFTILQANMDCDLQQTVRVLLHKAGESNTFIREAVDGALTSMVENVSPGRALTALIEGGLCHNNSKVRSTTVKHLVGLVDRMGPDFFLSGRKGITDRAIPAVVQSLQDRCPEARMYGRQILSSLAPHPRLGAMLARYVPPKNLTAIKLLLKKCSN, from the coding sequence ATGTGGGCAGAAGACTCCTTTGACTGTAGTAGCTCGGTAACATCCAGCTCAGATTCTGACCTCTCAGATATTTCTCCCATCTGTTATGGCATGAATCAGAAGTACAGCCTAGGTGACAACTTTGCTGACTACCGGGATGTGGTGGCTCAGAGAGTGCTGGCCAGGTTGACCAGCAATCTTCAATTGAGAATCCCTGACAAAAATCCGCCATCTGGTGACTTTGGAAAAAATCTGGGTTGGAAAATCCTGAACACCCCAGAACCACCTAAAAGGCCCAAAAAAGCCACAGAAAAAGAGGTCACCAAGGAAACTGGCCCAAGATATAAAAAGTATATTGCAGCAGCGGAAAAGACCTTGGAAGAACTCAGGAATATGAACAATGGGAGGAATTCTCTCCAGGCTTATCCATCAAAACCTTTACCAAAAATAACATCTGTGAGTGCGGTGCAGTATAACAATTCCTATTTACATCACCGGAACCAGCATGATGAGCCTCCTGCACCTGAGAGGAAGAAGACATCTGTATTACCATCTATAGGACCATCATCAAGTCATCATGCAGTCCAAAGCCATAAAGCAACGCACAATAAACAACCAAAGAAGATGTCCCAGTCCAAGATGACCGTTGCTGACGCCTTAATCCTGCTGGAAGACGAGGACTGGGAGAAAAAGATTCGAGGCATTGACACCATCTCATCCTTGATATCGGTCCATCCTGAAGCTGCTGTTCTAATAATACAAGACCTGAGGACAGCGGTAATGAAGGAAGTGACCAACCTGAAATCCGCAGTGTCCCTCGCAGCGATCAAGTGCCTGGACATGATGTTCACAATATTGCAGGCGAACATGGACTGCGACCTCCAGCAAACTGTCCGGGTGTTGCTACACAAGGCCGGGGAATCCAACACCTTTATCCGTGAAGCAGTGGACGGCGCTCTGACATCAATGGTGGAAAATGTCAGCCCAGGTCGCGCTCTGACAGCCCTAATAGAGGGAGGACTCTGCCACAACAACAGCAAAGTCAGATCCACCACAGTCAAGCATCTGGTAGGTTTGGTGGACAGAATGGGCCCAGACTTTTTCCTGTCTGGTAGGAAAGGGATCACAGATAGGGCAATACCGGCTGTAGTTCAATCTTTACAGGACCGCTGCCCCGAAGCCAGGATGTATGGCAGGCAAATCCTGAGCAGTCTAGCTCCACACCCTAGACTGGGCGCAATGCTGGCAAGGTATGTGCCACCTAAAAACTTAACAGCCATAAAGCTCCTGCTGAAAAAATGTTCCAACTAA